GCATCCGGACCTGGAAGAAGTATTGAATGCAAAAAAAATCCCGTACCGTCAATTTGAACCGGGCTGGCAGGATCTCTCGACCGGAACCAGTTTGTTTAAAATATTCACGATCAGAACCGTTCGGCAAAAAAAGAACGATCAATCACTCGTTCTTTATGCTGCAACCGGCAATGATGGCGTTCTGCTGACCAGCGACCTCGAAAAGGAAGGGATCCGGATGCTCGTTTCTTCGGCGCCGCCAGGTCCGGTTAATCTTTTAAAAATACCGCACCATGGCAGCCGCTATTCCAACCCGAAACCATTACTGAATACCTATGCCCCCGGGCTCAGCTTTATTTCCGTTGGCTACAACAACCGTTACAAGCATCCTGACCCAACAATGATTGAACAGATTAAGAAATCATCATGCCGCATTGATCGAACCGACCTTGACGGATCGATCCGGTATCTCACTACCGGCAATGGCTGGGCTATAACACATTGGAAAAAGGGGCTTTTTCGTTGACAAAATCTTGTTCAAGCTGTTATTTTTACTAGGTTTAACCTGCAATCTTCAAGGGATCCGAAATGACACAAGCAACCATCCTGGTCGTCGATGATGAATTGTTCTTCCTCCGCCTGTACTCTGAACTGCTTGAATCGGATGATTACCTGATTGAAACAGCTGCATCCGGTGAAGAAGCGGTTACCAGAATCAGGCAGGGCGGAATTGATCTTGTCATGACCGACATGAACATGCCGGGAGTCGATGGTCTCGAAGTTTTGCGGGCCTCACGAAATATCAGAAATTCCCCCGATGTCATCATGGTGACAGGCCATGCGACCACCGAGAGCGCTATCCAGGCGCTCAAAAACGGCGCCCGTGACTACATCATAAAACCATTTAATCCGGACGAATTGCGCCATCTCGTCCATACCTGTATTGAGCAACGTCGTCTGCTCAATGAGAACAGTTCCCTGAAAAGTCAAATCGAGCTTTTCCAGAAAGGTCAGAACCTCGCTTCGCTGATCGATCTCGATCGATTGTTGCCACAATCGATCAACTCGATGCTACAGGAATTGGGCGGCGGTCGAGGGATCGCCTTCATGTATGGCAACAATTCGGCTCCGGTACTCCGTTCCTGTATCAGCATGAACGAAAATGAAGGCCGCGCTATTGCCCAGACAATGCTCCCAATGATCGATCCGCAGGGCAGACTCAGATTCCTTGACGGAAGCGAGTTCACCACTTCATCCGGATGGCCCGAAGATGTCAACTCCATCGGCATTCTCCCTCTTCCGTGCCAGGGCGACATAAAAGGTGCTATCATCCTCTGCAACGCTCCGGACGACCGCATGGAAACACTGGAAACGACCGAAAACCTGCTTTTTCTTTCAGAACAGATCTGTCTCGGCTTTGATAATGCCTTTCAGTTTCTCGGTACCCGCGAGCTGGTTTACACCGACGACCTGACCGGCCTCTTCAATCACCGTTATCTGCACCTGGCTATCGAGAAGGAAATCAGCCGTGCATCACGGTATGATTTGAAATTTTCAATTATTTTTCTCGACCTCGATCATTTCAAGCAGATCAACGACACGCATGGCCATCTGGCCGGGAGCAAAACCCTGACCGAAGTTGCCGCTGTCCTCAGATCATCGGTTCGCGAAGTCGACACCCTCTTCCGTTACGGTGGAGACGAATTTACGGCCCTGCTCGTCGAAACAGATGAAGAGGGGGCACGCATTGCAGCAGAAAGAATGCGGGCCTCCATTGCCGGCACAACCTTCCTGCAGGATGAGGGGATTAATGCCAAGGTCACAGCGACTATCGGTTATGCGACATATCCCTACCACACCGGGAACAAGTTTGACCTGATCGACATGGCCGACAAGGCTATGTTCAATGGAAAAAAAGAGCGGAATGTCATCCGAGTTGCCAGCCCAAACAGAAGTCAGGAAGCCTGATGATATTTTCCATTAAAAATGGAATTCTGCTTTACCTTCTGCTTTTACTATTGATCCCGGCCACGGTCAGCACCGTTGTCTCGGCAGCTGAAAACTCGATGATTGAACGGTATCGACTTTCTCTCAAAGTCGACCCGGACAACCCGACTCTGCACTATTTTCTCGGGGTCGCTCTGATCCGGGAAAATCTGATCAAAGAGGGGCTCAAAGAGCTCAGAATCGCCTATCCTGCCTATACTGATTCGATTGAGATGCAGTACAATATGGGCATCGCATTTTCGAAGCTGGGAGACCAGGATAGCGCCATGCTCTACCTCGAGCAGGCCGAAGCCCTCGGCGGCCTCGATTCACCCGATGTTTTTCCACTGATTAATGCCTATTACAATGTCG
The DNA window shown above is from Desulfuromonas sp. and carries:
- a CDS encoding diguanylate cyclase response regulator; translation: MTQATILVVDDELFFLRLYSELLESDDYLIETAASGEEAVTRIRQGGIDLVMTDMNMPGVDGLEVLRASRNIRNSPDVIMVTGHATTESAIQALKNGARDYIIKPFNPDELRHLVHTCIEQRRLLNENSSLKSQIELFQKGQNLASLIDLDRLLPQSINSMLQELGGGRGIAFMYGNNSAPVLRSCISMNENEGRAIAQTMLPMIDPQGRLRFLDGSEFTTSSGWPEDVNSIGILPLPCQGDIKGAIILCNAPDDRMETLETTENLLFLSEQICLGFDNAFQFLGTRELVYTDDLTGLFNHRYLHLAIEKEISRASRYDLKFSIIFLDLDHFKQINDTHGHLAGSKTLTEVAAVLRSSVREVDTLFRYGGDEFTALLVETDEEGARIAAERMRASIAGTTFLQDEGINAKVTATIGYATYPYHTGNKFDLIDMADKAMFNGKKERNVIRVASPNRSQEA